From Cyprinus carpio isolate SPL01 chromosome A7, ASM1834038v1, whole genome shotgun sequence, a single genomic window includes:
- the LOC109080256 gene encoding uncharacterized protein LOC109080256, translating to MASTQQSAQEFLGNGRNLLTGYHLNCDPVIEALNQCKFFQTHELNSIESVENSQDKINIILDIVIAKGEEACYKFLKILDKKRFQVFPRPGLVLPDLHHWISCFSFQDEPQSQTANKADSDPCTTYQGLLRWKARQILDDKWNLSMNFLKNEQKRKPFTYIPLVMDTECSTVAKLKKNKGYKKSRSKKLKTYIPTDKKMLSPKDLLMNDEKSILLVGKPGVGKTTVALEILRLWTEEKSIPVSYVFYFDEPLMRVFSQSPYPQTLKDLLFQKYICPDEESDHVLENIESNSENVVLIFDGVMDVIVNSVINQLMEKKLLKDAKVLTTCRPEAEDTGFLSDWQSYRVEVQGFNHKSIYEYFKWMLGTTDDIGALENPELFSLCSVPLYAFIVAACIFVSPTEARNKPFTVTEIYVRIFRFCMKQHGHQDVEHLDKYIKDNKRDIINLALASYKAMLAKTVNLTDLDHEDKSVQNAFLTKQFWNPSTTSCKVYAFLHNTMQEFWAALHIILNPDKITTLLDQCQSDEDGKYLKYIAPFLSGLLTDNLFELIKCLVPVEQIKATRVKYFQQIIDTFLYTKEQNQEGDCEQFVEADNILFVCRCLYEYQSADACRIFLEKVQYELDLEDQTLDPYQCCVISYVVNQAVHRKIELDLTDCSITDPGLKLLLSSLKNLKFLRSTSMLKSQMWRVALEAGQFSDFDSLLSLFSFEMHLSALETLDQKVFQRIGEVLKNKRSEISVRLFLHVNGEDITRSLQKAIFDSLPNIEVIGIFPHQFKVAIETELYLQGAIYEMKTGQRCVRNLLSVCSNNQRESFEDQCKLLLKLHEHAKDMDVLPLLQPVFHALPPTWVVQPSNRSMSLLLQTMDVLNLKKPAELDHVTYELSELKIILQCMPYITQMRFSVALRQPKDLHKILKIVVDLFILASESGGEKLKSLSTACSYSTFPFAEDSKDIQSFFLLDLFSQLKESSSKTALLALKPILQVAPAVWTFDLHKLEKTPALTELLKLQAVTKTLELTSWSCEREKLKNFLNCLPYISHLCCDEQFFQSVCEVLSADSEWNPKQIAELVRSLGFSISLIDMLPSRLCKAVASVFELLDKEEDISLSLLPQKISCQGCACLFSNMKKLQTLRVNETATTKLSRLVISDKEINTVTVEELSLVLSNSYLPERALCQLLGNLTSLLRVWTVHSLNLSEFKIEPHWLICLLCHQGPLSIKFHEGTLQRLAEIVYDAQDENLTQLFLEKIDGDLSPCNLSWEVLFYLIQGTKKQVILDLAEGRFNVLNVPSLLAVLDTVCFKRISPRFVRAALKEIYQKRAGHLIVKLIKSSANLINLCMRELDSTDCKALCFALHYSDGVKLNLLNSVIPNNETGSIVKLMHRVSDLRVDRKLLLSFLHASKDLEKKGYSVSSLLTALNHKLDFSSNSSLGSGRFGQENGDLLTMSRMDFTAISSTIKTSTCDTELILYDCQADDSALEILFPILHKVHLY from the exons ATGGCGAGCACGCAGCAATCTGCACAGGAATTCCTAGGAAATGGACGTAATCTGCTAACTGGATATCATTTAAACTGTGATCCTGTAATTGAGGCCTTAAACCAGTGCAAATTCTTCCAAACTCACGAGCTTAATTCAATTGAATCTGTAGAAAATAGTCAGGATAAGATAAATATTATACTTGACATAGTTATTGCTAAAGGAGAAGAAGCATGctataagtttttaaaaattcttgACAAAAAAAGATTTCAAGTATTTCCAAGACCTGGTTTGGTGTTGCCAGATTTACATCACTGGATTAGTTGCTTCTCCTTCCAGGATGAACCACAATCTcagacagcaaacaaagcag ATTCAGATCCTTGTACCACATATCAGGGCCTTTTGAGATGGAAAGCAAGACAAATACTGGATGATAAATGGAACCTAAgcatgaatttcttaaaaaatgagcaaaaaaggAAACCCTTCACGTATATACCCCTTGTTATGGACACAGAGTGTAGTACTGTTGCAAAGCTTAAGAAGAACAAGGGATACAAGAAATCTCGTTCAAAGAAACTGAAGACCTATATTCCAACAGACAAGAAAATGTTGTCTCCCAAAGACTTACTAATGAATGATGAGAAGAGCATCCTGCTTGTAGGAAAACCCGGAGTGGGCAAGACAACAGTTGCACTGGAGATACTTAGACTCTGGACAGAAGAGAAAAGCATTCCAGTgagttatgtgttttattttgatgagcCACTGATGAGAGTCTTCTCTCAGTCTCCATATCCTCAAACCTTGAAGGATCTTCTTTTTCAAAAGTACATATGCCCAGATGAAGAATCTGATCATGTCCTGGAAAATATTGAGAGCAATtcagaaaatgttgttttaatttttgatggTGTCATGGATGTGATCGTAAACTCTGTGATTAATCAACTTATGGAGAAGAAACTTCTAAAAGATGCAAAGGTCTTGACCACTTGCAGACCAGAAGCTGAGGATACAGGTTTCCTGTCAGACTGGCAGTCTTATCGAGTGGAGGTTCAGGGCTTTAATCATAAGTCCATCTATGAATACTTTAAGTGGATGTTGGGAACAACAGATGACATTGGTGCTTTGGAAAACCCAGAGTTGTTTAGTTTATGTTCTGTACCCTTGTATGCCTTCATAGTAGCTGCCTGCATTTTTGTAAGTCCTACTGAAGCCAGGAATAAACCATTTACGGTCACGGAGATATATGTCCGAATTTTTCGCTTTTGCATGAAACAACATGGACATCAAGATGTGGAGCACTTAGATAAGTACATTAAAGACAACAAGAGGGACATCATAAATCTAGCTCTAGCCTCCTATAAAGCAATGCTAGCAAAGACAGTGAACCTGACAGACTTGGATCATGAAGATAAGTCTGTGCAAAATGCTTTCTTAACAAAGCAATTCTGGAACCCATCCACAACTTCTTGCAAAGTGTATGCATTCCTGCATAATACAATGCAAGAGTTTTGGGCTGCTCTCCATATCATTTTAAATCCTGACAAGATCACCACTTTACTGGATCAATGCCAAAGCGATGAAGATGGAAAATACCTTAAATATATTGCGCCATTTTTGTCAGGACTTCTCACGGATAATCTGTTTGAGCTCATAAAGTGTTTGGTGCCAGTAGAACAGATAAAAGCCACACGCGTTAAGTACTTTCAACAGATTATAGATACTTTCCTTTACACCAAAGAACAGAATCAAGAAGGCGATTGTGAGCAGTTTGTGGAAGCTGACAACATCCTATTTGTGTGTCGATGCCTTTATGAGTATCAGTCTGCTGATGCATGCCGAATCTTCCTGGAAAAGGTTCAGTATGAGCTTGATTTAGAGGACCAAACACTTGATCCTTACCAGTGCTGTGTAATCTCCTATGTGGTCAATCAAGCTGTGCATCGGAAAATTGAACTGGATCTCACAGATTGTAGCATTACTGACCCCGGCTTGAAACTACTTCTAAGCTCATTGAAAAATTTGAAATTTCTCAG gtCAACAAGCATGCTGAAATCTCAAATGTGGAGAGTGGCTCTTGAAGCAGGGCAGTTTTCAGATTTTGATAGCTTGCTCAGCTTATTCAGCTTTGAAATGCATCTCTCTGCACTTGAAACACTAGACCAGAAAGTGTTTCAGAGGATAGGAGAAGTCCTTAAAAATAAGAGATCAGAGATCAGTGTTCGTCTTTTTCTGCATGTAAATGGAGAAGACATAACCAGATCTTTGCAGAAGGCAATTTTTGATAGTTTACCCAATATTGAAGTCATTGG GATTTTTCCCCATCAATTTAAAGTAGCTATAGAAACAGAGCTCTATCTTCAAGGAGCTATTTATGAGATGAAGACAGGTCAGCGATGTGTAAGGAATCTGCTGTCTGTTTGCAGCAATAATCAAAGAGAAAGCTTTGAAGACCAGTGTAAATTATTGCTGAAACTGCATGAACATGCCAAGGACATGGATGTTCTTCCACTTTTGCAACCTGTTTTCCATGCATTGCCACCTACATGGGTTGTACAGCCTTCAAACCGGTCAATGTCACTACTCCTCCAAACCATGGATGTTCTAAATTTAAAGAAGCCTGCTGAGCTAGATCATGTCACATATGAGCTGAGTGAACTTAAAATAATCCTTCAATGTATGCCTTACATTACACAAATgag GTTCAGTGTTGCTCTCAGACAGCCCAAAGACCTCCACAAAATTTTGAAGATTGTTGTTGATCTTTTCATTCTTGCATCGGAAAGTGGAGGGGAAAAACTAAAAAGCCTTTCTACAGCATGCAGTTACTCAACATTTCCCTTTGCTGAAGACAGCAAAGACATACAGAGCTTTTTCCTTTTGGATCTCTTCAGCCAGCTAAAGGAAAGTTCATCAAAGACAGCACTACTAGCACTGAAGCCCATTCTTCAAGTTGCCCCTGCTGTATGGACATTTGATTTACACAAACTAGAGAAGACTCCTGCTCTTACTGAATTACTGAAGCTTCAGGCTGTCACAAAAACTTTGGAGCTCACAAGCTGGTCATGTGAAAGAGAAAAACTTAAGAATTTCCTAAATTGTTTACCCTATATTTCACACCTTTG CTGTGATGAGCAGTTTTTCCAGTCTGTGTGTGAAGTCCTTTCAGCAGACAGCGAATGGAATCCAAAACAGATTGCTGAGCTTGTAAGATCCCTTGGTTTTAGTATTTCTTTGATAGACATGCTGCCAAGTCGCCTCTGCAAAGCTGTTGCCAGTGTTTTTGAACTTTTGGACAAAGAGGAGGACATCTCCCTCAGTCTTCTTCCTCAAAAGATCTCTTGTCAAGGTTGCGCATGCCTcttttcaaatatgaaaaaacTTCAAACCTTGAG agtaaatGAAACGGCAACGACAAAGCTGTCAAGACTGGTTATATcagataaagaaataaatactgtaactgtGGAAGAGTTGTCTTTGGTTTTGTCTAACTCTTATCTACCAGAGAGAGCACTTTGCCAGCTATTAGGTAACCTAACTTCTCTTCTTAGAGTCTGGACAGTCCACAGCTTGAACCTTTCTGAATTTAAAATTGAGCCTCACTGGCTCATTTGTCTGCTGTGTCATCAGGGTCCCTTGTCCATTAA ATTTCATGAAGGCACTCTGCAACGACTGGCAGAAATTGTGTATGATGCTCAAGATGAAAATTTGACACAGTTGTTCCTGGAGAAAATTGATGGTGATCTGTCACCTTGTAATTTGTCCTGGGAGGTTTTATTTTACCTAATTCAGGGCACCAAAAAGCAAGTCATACTAGACCTTGCAGAAGGTAGATTTAATGTTCTGAATGTTCCGAGCCTTCTGGCTGTACTGGACACAGTTTGCTTTAAAAG GATAAGCCCACGGTTTGTCAGGGCTGCACTGAAAGAGATATACCAAAAACGTGCAGGTCATCTGATTGTGAAATTAATCAAATCTTCAGCTAACCTGATTAACCTGTGCATGAGAGAGCTGGATTCAACTGACTGCAAAGCCCTCTGTTTTGCCCTGCACTATAGTGATGGGGTTAAGCTCAACCTTTTGAACTCTGTCATACCAAATAATGAGACTGGCAGCATCGTCAAACTTATGCACAGAGTTTCCGATCTGAG AGTTGATAGGAAGCTGTTATTGAGCTTTCTTCATGCCTCTAAGGACTTGGAAAAAAAAGGATATTCTGTGTCTTCCCTCTTGACTGCACTGAACCACAAACTGGACTTCTCCAGCAATTCTTCCCTTGGCAGTGGCCGTTTTGGTCAAGAGAATGGGGATCTTCTAACTATGAGTCGTATGGATTTTACAGCCATTTCTTCTACCATTAAAACTTCAACATGTGACACAGAATTAATTTTATACGACTGCCAAGCAGATGATTCTGCACTTG